The following are from one region of the Deinococcus betulae genome:
- a CDS encoding DUF4394 domain-containing protein, with product MKKTALLALISALALASCTRTPTPVAPVAPIGQLVYGLTASGQLVTFGLDNANASLTTMSVSGIGNGETLVDLDVRNTDNRLYGFSNTGTVYRFNVTAGTTTVTGTAVDDSTVALSGATVVAADFNPVANRLRVVGTSDLNFRHTVSSAPVNATGGTTADGTFAFVDANATKNPNIAAAAYTNSFNNSANQAVNAGTTTDLYTVDADLDVLVKHSVGPQFNAMTAVGALGQNVSVGSTGFDIAGASAAYLSSNAGSNTTFYTVNLQTGAATLKTTVSGVSLKSFALGLATQ from the coding sequence ATGAAAAAAACTGCTCTGTTGGCCCTGATTTCGGCCCTCGCTCTGGCATCCTGCACCCGCACCCCTACTCCTGTTGCGCCCGTCGCCCCTATCGGTCAACTGGTCTACGGCCTCACCGCAAGCGGCCAGCTGGTCACCTTCGGTCTGGACAACGCCAACGCCAGCCTGACCACTATGAGTGTGTCGGGAATAGGCAACGGCGAAACACTGGTCGATCTGGACGTCCGCAATACTGACAACCGCCTGTACGGCTTCAGCAACACGGGTACGGTGTACAGGTTCAACGTCACCGCTGGAACGACCACCGTGACTGGCACGGCCGTCGACGACAGCACCGTCGCCCTGAGCGGCGCTACCGTGGTCGCCGCCGACTTCAACCCAGTGGCCAACCGCCTGCGCGTGGTGGGGACCAGCGATCTGAACTTCCGTCATACGGTGTCCAGCGCGCCTGTGAATGCGACTGGCGGCACCACGGCGGACGGCACCTTCGCTTTCGTGGACGCCAACGCGACCAAGAACCCCAACATCGCGGCGGCGGCCTACACCAACTCGTTTAACAACAGTGCCAACCAGGCGGTCAATGCCGGCACCACGACCGACCTCTACACAGTGGACGCTGACCTAGACGTGCTGGTCAAGCACAGCGTTGGCCCGCAGTTCAACGCCATGACCGCCGTGGGCGCCCTGGGCCAGAATGTTTCGGTCGGCTCGACCGGCTTTGACATCGCCGGCGCCAGTGCCGCCTACCTGAGCTCCAACGCAGGCAGCAACACCACTTTCTACACGGTCAACCTGCAAACGGGCGCCGCCACCCTGAAAACCACCGTCAGCGGCGTGAGCCTCAAGAGCTTTGCCCTGGGCCTGGCCACCCAGTAA
- a CDS encoding phosphodiesterase, which translates to MLLAQLSDPHVDRTRPHKAAALRRAVAFLLALPQPPDAVLITGDCTDHGHPDEYDEFEAALEPLPMPVFVVPGNHDDRAELLSRRPPPGEACEGFMQYVVEDFPLRLIGLDTHWPGQGGGELCARRLTWLDEVLTQASARPTLLFMHHPPVQTGLQVLDDIGLRGHAEFCAVVAQHPQVVRVVAGHVHLPLTASFAHTIVMTCPGTDATFQPDWAQPDKLVIQYQPPLTLLHRWTAAGGLTSFTAVPESAPWVTLHDGQRWAD; encoded by the coding sequence ATGCTTCTTGCTCAGCTCAGTGATCCCCATGTCGACCGCACTCGGCCCCACAAGGCCGCCGCCCTGCGCCGCGCCGTGGCCTTCCTCCTGGCCCTGCCCCAGCCGCCCGACGCGGTGCTGATCACGGGCGACTGCACGGACCACGGCCACCCTGACGAGTACGACGAATTCGAGGCGGCATTAGAGCCGCTCCCTATGCCGGTCTTCGTGGTGCCGGGCAATCATGACGACCGCGCCGAACTGCTGTCGCGCCGGCCCCCGCCCGGCGAAGCTTGCGAGGGCTTCATGCAGTACGTCGTCGAGGACTTTCCGCTGCGGCTGATCGGTCTGGACACCCACTGGCCCGGTCAAGGCGGCGGCGAACTGTGTGCCCGCCGCCTGACCTGGTTGGACGAGGTGCTGACCCAGGCATCCGCGCGCCCCACGCTGCTGTTCATGCACCATCCGCCGGTTCAAACCGGCCTGCAGGTGCTGGATGACATTGGCCTGCGGGGTCACGCCGAGTTCTGCGCGGTGGTGGCGCAGCACCCCCAGGTGGTGCGGGTGGTGGCCGGCCACGTTCATCTGCCGCTGACCGCCAGTTTCGCCCACACTATCGTCATGACCTGCCCCGGCACCGACGCCACCTTTCAGCCGGACTGGGCGCAGCCAGACAAACTGGTGATTCAGTACCAGCCGCCGCTGACGCTGCTGCACCGCTGGACCGCAGCCGGGGGCCTGACCTCGTTCACGGCCGTGCCCGAGTCGGCACCTTGGGTGACGCTTCATGACGGGCAGAGGTGGGCCGACTGA
- the hisIE gene encoding bifunctional phosphoribosyl-AMP cyclohydrolase/phosphoribosyl-ATP diphosphatase HisIE has product MTAELLSPDTLTFDPQSGLIPVVTQDARSGAVLMQAWADRAAVERTLATREATYYSRSRQEQWVKGATSGHTQQVVSVQTDCDGDSLLYRVQQSGPACHTGAYSCFHRPLLEGRTPDTGLDGTLERVYATITERLATLPEQSYVTRLHAGGLDRVLKKISEEAGEVLLAAKNGDRAELATEAADLLFHTLFALAEVGVTPADVAAVLQEREGKTGLKGPKEVG; this is encoded by the coding sequence CTCACCTGACACCCTGACCTTTGACCCCCAGAGCGGCCTGATTCCGGTCGTGACTCAGGACGCCCGCAGCGGCGCCGTGCTCATGCAGGCCTGGGCCGACCGCGCCGCCGTGGAACGCACACTGGCGACCCGCGAAGCCACCTACTACTCCCGCTCGCGCCAGGAACAGTGGGTCAAGGGCGCGACCAGCGGGCACACCCAGCAGGTCGTGTCCGTGCAAACCGACTGCGACGGTGACAGTCTGCTGTACCGCGTGCAGCAAAGCGGCCCTGCCTGCCACACTGGGGCGTACTCCTGCTTTCACCGGCCGCTGCTGGAGGGCCGCACCCCGGACACTGGCCTGGACGGCACCCTGGAGCGCGTTTACGCCACCATCACCGAGCGCCTGGCCACCCTGCCCGAACAGAGCTACGTGACCCGGCTGCACGCCGGCGGCCTGGACCGCGTGCTGAAAAAAATCAGCGAGGAGGCGGGCGAGGTGCTGCTAGCGGCCAAGAATGGGGACCGCGCCGAGCTGGCGACCGAGGCCGCTGACCTGCTGTTTCACACGCTGTTTGCCCTGGCTGAAGTAGGAGTCACGCCTGCTGATGTGGCAGCGGTGCTTCAGGAACGCGAAGGCAAAACCGGCCTTAAAGGCCCCAAAGAAGTGGGGTAG